The region ATTGCTGGATTTGGCTCCCGCAACGGTGTCCAAGCACATGGACCTGCTGGTCCAGGCCGGTCTGGTCGAGCGTCGCAAGGATGGCCGATGGTGCTATTTCCGGCTGGCGAGCGGCCCAGCACGCCCGGTGGTGCGGCGAGCGCTGGAGTGGGCGCTGGGTGTGTTGGCGAATGACCCGGCCATTCGGCGGGACCTCGGGGTCCTGAAGAAGGTGAGATGTATGGATCTCAGGGAGTTGAGCGCATGCTACAAAAACTGAGGGTCCTTATTCTCTGCACGGGCAATTCGGCCCGGTCGCAGATGGCCGAGGGCTTCTGGCGTCGCTTGGGCGGCGATCGTTGGGAGGTGTTCAGTGCGGGCGTTGATCCCAAGGGCGTCAATCCGGTCGCTGTTCAGGTCATGGCCGAAGCTGGCGTGGACATCAGCGCTCAACGCAGCAAAAACGTGAC is a window of Phycisphaerae bacterium DNA encoding:
- a CDS encoding winged helix-turn-helix transcriptional regulator; the protein is MREFLNITKALSDEMRVRALLALRDGELCLCQIIELLDLAPATVSKHMDLLVQAGLVERRKDGRWCYFRLASGPARPVVRRALEWALGVLANDPAIRRDLGVLKKVRCMDLRELSACYKN